Proteins found in one Amycolatopsis aidingensis genomic segment:
- a CDS encoding AfsR/SARP family transcriptional regulator, with the protein MTSEHRLSFAVLGPLLVSRDGAPLVIRSGRQRALLGALLIRPGSTVSADELVDDLWGGRPPGSAHATLQTYVMRLRRSLADTAEPRLIRTEPGGYAIDPDPDQLDLIRFRRLRADATAAAERGEVAAEARLLGAAQALWRGRLLADLPWIGTANDLATQLEEQWLALVERRYAAELELGRHTEIVDDLRALVACHPLRERLWAQLMRALHESGQHAQALDVYRRAGDALADELGVTPNTELRELHLRVLTETPEPGGPRPVPRPRRAPAWLPRAGADFTGRAEEIDRLHTGLCAGGDTWVITGPGGVGKTSLAVHAAHLVREHYPDGQLYLNLRGTEPCPVDPGVALDRMLRGLGVPGRAIPASTADRAEEFLSILADREVLLVLDDAADERQVRPLLPRTTSSAALVTSRHPLAGLEQARFLPLDPLSQREALRFVRDAVGARRVDAEPQAAAEIARYCGGLPLALRIATARLGRRPHWRLDQLAVRLSDERRRLDELRVGDLDVRANLSYGYHRLGEPQRRGFRLLALLDAPDFPAWVAAPLLGLDLDAAEDLVEALVEARLAVCVGRDAVGQVRYRLHDLLRTFGRELSAGEGTGDTDPRVALRPVFQLWQALAERADRLLAHLPLCRAPADAPGPALAGELATLLPADPLAWFEAEWLNLRAAVEQSSALGLPEVARGLAVAVAACCDLQARFADWEHLHRIALRHPEYRDDPVLLQQRGVLHCRRRRFAAAQADFTAAKDGFIARGDEDGAGYACHGIGWAHEWSGRQEQAREHHRAAMAHFAAAGNRHGEVDVLCSLGAIERRAGRFAAAEGYLARADELARRLADGALLVASTLELGRLRHAAGRPERAVAYLEESLGTARRMGDPDMMASIRLYLADAYLRIGAADLAERHIRTALSAAERQDNALLRAWATRLLSRVADTSGTALLLAERAVALAEQLESPFEFARALWQFGSTLAAAGRPEAARRSLARAAELLTASGLHAEAGQARSELDACAPREIRS; encoded by the coding sequence TTGACCAGCGAACACCGCCTGTCCTTCGCCGTGCTCGGGCCACTGCTGGTCAGCAGGGACGGCGCCCCGCTGGTCATCCGCTCGGGCAGGCAGCGGGCGCTGCTGGGCGCGCTACTGATCAGGCCGGGGAGCACCGTCTCCGCGGACGAGCTGGTCGACGACCTGTGGGGCGGCCGCCCGCCGGGCTCCGCGCACGCCACCCTGCAGACCTACGTGATGCGGTTGCGCCGCAGCCTCGCCGACACCGCCGAGCCGCGGCTGATCCGCACCGAACCGGGCGGGTACGCCATCGACCCCGATCCGGACCAGCTGGACCTGATCCGGTTCCGGCGGCTGCGCGCGGACGCCACCGCCGCGGCCGAGCGCGGTGAGGTCGCCGCGGAGGCGCGCCTGCTCGGCGCGGCGCAGGCGCTGTGGCGCGGGCGGCTGCTGGCCGACCTGCCCTGGATCGGCACCGCCAACGACCTGGCGACCCAGCTGGAGGAGCAGTGGCTGGCCCTGGTCGAGCGCCGGTATGCGGCGGAACTGGAACTGGGCAGGCACACCGAGATCGTCGACGATCTGCGCGCGCTGGTCGCCTGCCATCCGTTGCGCGAGCGGCTGTGGGCGCAGCTGATGCGGGCCCTGCACGAGAGCGGGCAGCACGCACAGGCGCTGGACGTGTACCGAAGAGCCGGCGACGCCCTCGCCGACGAGCTGGGCGTCACGCCGAACACCGAACTGCGCGAACTGCACCTGCGGGTGCTCACCGAGACACCCGAGCCGGGCGGACCGCGGCCGGTACCCCGTCCGCGGCGGGCGCCTGCCTGGCTGCCAAGGGCCGGAGCCGACTTCACCGGGCGGGCCGAGGAGATCGACCGGCTCCACACCGGGCTGTGCGCTGGCGGGGACACCTGGGTGATCACCGGGCCCGGCGGGGTCGGCAAGACCAGCCTGGCCGTGCACGCGGCCCATTTGGTGCGCGAACACTACCCGGACGGGCAGCTGTACCTGAACCTGCGGGGCACCGAGCCGTGCCCGGTGGACCCCGGCGTGGCGCTGGACCGCATGCTGCGCGGGCTCGGCGTCCCCGGCAGGGCCATCCCCGCCTCCACCGCCGACCGGGCGGAGGAGTTCCTCAGCATCCTCGCCGACCGCGAGGTGCTGCTCGTGCTGGACGACGCGGCGGACGAGCGGCAGGTGCGGCCCCTGCTGCCGCGCACAACCAGCTCCGCCGCGCTGGTCACCAGCAGGCACCCGCTGGCGGGGCTGGAGCAGGCCCGGTTCCTGCCGCTGGACCCGCTCTCGCAGCGGGAGGCGCTGCGGTTCGTCCGGGACGCGGTGGGCGCGCGGCGGGTGGACGCCGAGCCGCAGGCGGCAGCGGAGATCGCGCGGTACTGCGGCGGGCTGCCGCTGGCACTGCGGATAGCGACGGCCCGCCTGGGGCGAAGGCCGCACTGGCGGCTGGACCAGCTGGCGGTGCGCCTTTCCGACGAGCGGCGCAGGCTGGACGAGCTACGGGTCGGGGACCTCGACGTCCGCGCCAACCTGAGCTACGGGTACCACCGGCTGGGCGAGCCACAGCGCCGCGGGTTCCGGCTGCTCGCCCTGCTGGACGCGCCCGACTTCCCTGCCTGGGTCGCCGCGCCGCTGCTCGGCCTCGACCTGGACGCGGCGGAGGACCTGGTGGAGGCGCTGGTGGAGGCGCGCCTCGCGGTCTGCGTCGGGCGGGACGCGGTGGGCCAGGTGCGCTACCGGCTGCACGACCTGCTGCGCACCTTCGGCAGGGAGCTGTCCGCAGGCGAGGGCACCGGCGATACCGACCCGAGGGTCGCGCTGCGGCCGGTTTTCCAGCTGTGGCAGGCGCTGGCGGAACGCGCCGACCGGCTGCTGGCGCACCTGCCGCTGTGCCGCGCCCCGGCCGATGCGCCCGGCCCGGCGCTGGCAGGTGAGCTCGCGACCCTGCTGCCGGCCGATCCGCTCGCGTGGTTCGAGGCCGAATGGCTGAACCTGCGCGCCGCGGTCGAGCAGAGTTCCGCGCTCGGGCTGCCCGAGGTCGCCCGCGGGCTGGCGGTGGCCGTCGCGGCCTGCTGCGACCTGCAGGCCCGGTTCGCCGACTGGGAGCACCTGCACCGGATCGCCCTGCGGCACCCGGAGTACCGCGACGATCCGGTACTGCTGCAGCAACGCGGGGTGCTGCACTGCCGCAGGCGCCGGTTCGCCGCCGCGCAGGCCGATTTCACCGCGGCGAAGGATGGCTTCATCGCCCGCGGGGACGAAGACGGCGCCGGGTATGCCTGCCACGGGATCGGCTGGGCGCACGAATGGTCCGGACGGCAGGAACAGGCGCGCGAGCACCACCGCGCGGCCATGGCGCACTTCGCCGCCGCGGGCAACCGGCACGGCGAGGTGGATGTGCTGTGCTCGCTGGGCGCCATCGAGCGCAGGGCTGGCCGGTTCGCGGCCGCGGAGGGGTACCTGGCCAGGGCGGACGAGCTGGCAAGGCGGCTGGCGGACGGCGCCCTGCTGGTGGCGAGCACGCTCGAACTCGGCCGCCTGCGGCATGCCGCGGGGCGGCCGGAGCGGGCGGTGGCCTATCTCGAGGAAAGCCTCGGCACCGCCCGGCGGATGGGGGACCCGGACATGATGGCCAGCATCCGGCTGTATCTCGCGGATGCCTACCTGCGGATCGGCGCCGCCGACCTGGCCGAGCGGCACATCAGGACCGCGTTGTCGGCGGCCGAGCGGCAGGACAACGCCCTGCTCCGGGCCTGGGCCACCCGGCTGCTCAGCCGGGTGGCAGACACTTCCGGCACCGCGTTGCTGCTGGCCGAGCGGGCCGTCGCGCTGGCCGAGCAGCTGGAGTCCCCGTTCGAGTTCGCCAGGGCACTGTGGCAGTTCGGCAGCACACTGGCCGCGGCAGGCAGACCGGAGGCGGCGCGGCGCTCGCTCGCCCGCGCCGCCGAGTTGCTCACCGCGAGCGGGCTGCACGCGGAGGCCGGGCAGGCGCGGTCCGAGCTGGATGCCTGCGCGCCCAGAGAAATCCGGAGCTGA
- a CDS encoding M23 family metallopeptidase yields the protein MRLTRFLGAVAAAAMGLGALTVANAPEASAATNFQMPFPCNQTWSGQTRTNHSPRLAVDFNRSGDHGDTVVASAAGTVSKVRNEGSTSYGRWIEIDHGSGWTTRYAHLSRQSVSVGARVAQGQKIGEVGNTGGSTGAHLHFEERHNGVAQRIEFNGSQIYYYGTRSYTSKNCGGSGNPYTPEEACGSGYGRIDSAGLGSAGRVYLLYNNSNGYNCVVTMKSTNIGKPTAVSASLQVKGGSKTTDSGNYSYYAGPVRKSAADKCVQWGGSIGSASYESPYEHCGS from the coding sequence ATGCGATTGACGAGATTCCTGGGGGCCGTCGCTGCGGCGGCGATGGGGCTCGGTGCGCTCACCGTGGCGAACGCCCCGGAGGCGAGCGCGGCCACCAACTTCCAGATGCCGTTCCCCTGCAACCAGACCTGGTCGGGCCAGACCCGGACCAACCACAGCCCGCGGCTGGCCGTCGACTTCAACCGCTCGGGAGACCACGGCGACACCGTGGTGGCCTCGGCCGCGGGCACCGTGTCGAAGGTGCGGAACGAGGGCAGCACCAGCTACGGCCGGTGGATCGAGATCGACCACGGCAGCGGCTGGACCACCCGGTACGCGCATCTGTCCCGGCAGAGCGTGTCGGTCGGCGCCAGGGTGGCGCAGGGTCAGAAGATCGGCGAGGTGGGCAACACCGGTGGATCCACCGGCGCGCACCTGCACTTCGAGGAGCGCCACAACGGGGTTGCCCAGCGGATCGAGTTCAACGGCAGCCAGATCTACTACTACGGGACCCGCAGCTACACCAGCAAGAACTGCGGCGGTTCCGGTAACCCGTACACGCCGGAGGAGGCCTGCGGCAGCGGCTACGGCCGGATCGACTCGGCCGGGCTCGGCTCCGCCGGGCGGGTGTACCTGCTTTACAACAACTCCAACGGCTACAACTGCGTGGTCACCATGAAGTCGACGAACATCGGCAAGCCCACGGCCGTGTCGGCCTCGCTCCAGGTCAAGGGCGGCAGCAAGACCACGGATTCGGGCAACTACAGCTACTACGCGGGCCCGGTCCGCAAGTCGGCCGCGGACAAGTGCGTGCAGTGGGGCGGCTCCATCGGCTCCGCGAGTTACGAAAGCCCGTACGAGCACTGCGGCTCCTGA
- a CDS encoding XRE family transcriptional regulator yields the protein MDNRFSAALRAAIAGSGRSLDSLAKELSRRGTPVSVSALSNWQTGVNHPERGSSIAALTGLEETLRLPPRALTVLLPDRRPRGRWQPRDEAPAPHRWMWRDPRAVTRLLAKLDATPEDLYRPARMSRQVKQTIDEHGYECEDLRREIIQGGRGGSWRVILVLRCQSLPRPPTLRPVEGCHLGRFRAETTHSLCAFELLLDEPLLAGELALIEFALRLPPRQAENHHNLRIQSGVRDLVLQTSFHPSRQPARCAAFHQPASGGPTQTLAERAGTGGNPVFRIVLADPAPGIYGIRWTWPEPGSEH from the coding sequence ATGGACAACCGGTTCAGCGCCGCGCTGCGGGCCGCGATCGCCGGTAGCGGACGCAGCCTCGACTCACTCGCCAAGGAACTTTCCCGTCGTGGCACACCGGTCAGCGTCAGTGCGCTGAGTAACTGGCAGACCGGAGTGAACCACCCCGAACGCGGCAGTTCCATCGCGGCGCTCACCGGGCTGGAAGAGACTCTGCGGCTACCGCCGAGAGCGCTGACCGTGTTGCTGCCCGATCGGAGACCACGTGGACGGTGGCAACCCCGTGACGAGGCTCCAGCACCACACCGCTGGATGTGGCGCGACCCCCGTGCGGTGACCCGGCTACTGGCCAAACTGGACGCGACCCCGGAGGACCTCTACCGCCCCGCACGGATGTCCCGGCAGGTCAAGCAGACGATCGATGAACACGGGTACGAGTGCGAGGACCTGAGGAGGGAGATCATCCAGGGCGGCCGGGGCGGCTCGTGGCGGGTCATCCTGGTACTCCGCTGCCAATCGCTACCGCGACCGCCCACCCTGCGCCCGGTCGAGGGCTGTCACCTCGGCCGGTTCCGCGCCGAGACGACCCACTCGCTGTGCGCCTTCGAACTGCTGCTCGACGAGCCGCTGCTGGCGGGCGAGCTCGCCCTGATCGAGTTCGCCCTGCGCCTCCCGCCCCGGCAGGCCGAGAACCACCATAATCTCCGCATCCAGTCCGGGGTACGCGATCTCGTGCTGCAGACCAGCTTCCACCCGAGCAGGCAGCCCGCCCGGTGTGCCGCCTTCCACCAGCCCGCCAGCGGCGGGCCGACCCAGACCCTCGCCGAGCGCGCCGGAACTGGCGGGAACCCGGTGTTCCGGATCGTGCTCGCCGACCCCGCGCCCGGGATCTACGGTATCCGCTGGACCTGGCCGGAACCCGGCTCAGAACACTAG
- a CDS encoding metallophosphoesterase: protein MRSRRTIGNRTLLVAMSAVGLLAMTASASAWPSEPLLGAEQPAQVRPLAGETVTLAAVGDICGSACDQTDDVVAAMGADAVITAGDNAYNSGTRSEFDHNYDPYWGRFNHMVHPSPGNHEYYSDAVGYDDYYRDNGVEIGNRGEYYYSFDLGAWHIVSLNSNISARSGSAQERWLRQDLERNTKPCTMAYWHHPRFSTGSHGDSGRMTDVYQALTDYRADVVVAGHDHSYERFAPATVDGTEDAANGLRQFVIGTGGRGLYSSRESSDGPSEVFQNNTFGVGRFELSATGYDFTFEPVSGREFTDRVSGECHNANQGPDFGVGTDPATVSVARDGSVASTVSVTASGGFGSSVDLAVSGLPDGVTGSFDPSTVTPPADGTAESRLTLTASATAPVGEYTATVTGTSGQLRRSAELGISVRPGGEVVFADDFESDRGWVVDPAGTDTAGTGQWDRGVPEQTRSDYSGQLKQLGTAASGQNCLSTGRRAGWSYGEHDVDDGTTSIASPAISLPAGAPTLTFSYSLGHGDNSTREDHLRLSVRVGGAVTTVFDRAGSPAEVEAGWQRATVDLSAFAGRQVSLLIEAADAATPSLFEAQVDQVEIRN from the coding sequence ATGCGAAGCAGACGAACGATCGGTAACAGAACGCTGCTCGTCGCGATGAGTGCCGTCGGTCTCCTCGCGATGACCGCCTCGGCCAGTGCGTGGCCGTCCGAGCCCCTGCTCGGTGCCGAGCAGCCAGCGCAGGTCCGGCCGCTCGCAGGCGAAACGGTCACGCTGGCCGCGGTCGGGGACATCTGCGGCTCGGCCTGCGACCAGACCGATGACGTGGTCGCCGCCATGGGAGCGGACGCCGTGATCACGGCGGGGGACAATGCCTACAACTCGGGAACACGAAGCGAGTTCGACCACAACTACGACCCTTATTGGGGCCGGTTCAACCACATGGTCCACCCCTCGCCGGGAAACCACGAATACTACTCCGACGCGGTTGGCTACGACGACTACTATCGGGACAACGGAGTCGAGATCGGTAACCGGGGCGAGTACTACTACAGCTTCGACCTCGGTGCCTGGCATATCGTCTCGCTGAACTCCAATATCAGCGCCCGGTCCGGCAGCGCGCAGGAACGCTGGCTGCGCCAGGATCTGGAGCGCAACACCAAGCCATGCACCATGGCGTACTGGCACCATCCCCGGTTCTCCACCGGTAGCCACGGGGACAGCGGCAGGATGACGGATGTGTACCAGGCGCTGACGGACTACCGGGCGGACGTGGTGGTGGCCGGTCACGACCATTCCTACGAAAGGTTCGCCCCGGCGACGGTCGATGGCACCGAAGACGCCGCGAACGGGCTGCGGCAGTTCGTGATCGGAACCGGGGGTCGTGGGCTCTACTCGAGCCGAGAATCTTCGGACGGACCCTCGGAGGTTTTCCAGAACAACACCTTCGGGGTCGGCAGGTTCGAGCTTTCCGCGACCGGCTACGACTTCACCTTCGAGCCGGTTTCCGGCCGTGAGTTCACCGACCGGGTGAGCGGGGAGTGCCACAACGCGAATCAGGGACCGGACTTCGGCGTCGGAACCGATCCCGCGACGGTCTCGGTTGCGCGGGACGGCAGCGTCGCCAGCACGGTTTCGGTTACCGCGAGCGGCGGCTTCGGCTCGTCCGTGGACCTGGCGGTCTCCGGTTTGCCCGACGGCGTCACCGGCTCGTTCGATCCGTCCACTGTGACCCCGCCCGCCGACGGAACGGCGGAGTCCAGGCTCACGCTGACGGCTTCGGCGACGGCTCCGGTCGGGGAGTACACCGCGACCGTGACCGGAACGTCGGGGCAGCTGCGCCGGTCGGCCGAGCTGGGGATCTCGGTACGGCCCGGTGGTGAGGTCGTGTTCGCTGACGACTTCGAGTCCGACCGGGGCTGGGTGGTCGACCCGGCAGGCACGGACACCGCCGGCACCGGCCAGTGGGATCGGGGCGTTCCGGAGCAGACCCGGTCGGACTACAGCGGGCAGCTCAAGCAGCTCGGCACCGCGGCGAGCGGCCAGAACTGCCTGTCCACCGGAAGGCGAGCCGGCTGGAGCTATGGCGAGCACGATGTGGACGACGGCACTACCTCGATCGCCTCGCCCGCCATCAGCCTGCCCGCCGGCGCACCCACGCTGACCTTCAGCTACAGCCTCGGCCACGGGGACAACTCCACCCGGGAGGACCACCTCCGGCTTTCCGTCCGCGTGGGCGGCGCCGTGACCACGGTGTTCGATCGTGCTGGTTCCCCTGCCGAGGTGGAGGCTGGCTGGCAGCGAGCGACGGTGGACCTTTCCGCGTTCGCGGGCCGCCAGGTCAGTCTGCTGATCGAAGCCGCGGATGCCGCTACCCCGAGCCTGTTCGAGGCGCAGGTCGACCAGGTCGAGATCCGGAACTGA
- a CDS encoding MFS transporter → MYLSTTRACADARTTPAGTGRGRVPGTVLALGLVSFVTDISAEMVTAVLPMYLMYGIGLGYLQLGLLDGLYTGASALLRLGGGYVADRFSRAKAVALTGYGLSALTKLALPLAGTSMAGIGIAVGVDRAGKGIRTAPRDALITLSTPESGLGRAFGVHRAMDTAGALLGPIVAFGLLAIVLGGYDVVFGASFGFAMIGVLILTFFVRQPAPVHSTRRTTLRAGLATLTSPRLRRTCLAAGLLGLVTVGDMFLYLAIQQRIGLPVTILPLLPLGTALTFMLVAAPAGRLADRIGRWRLFLSGHVLLLGAYLVLLGPFTGWPAALAVLGLHGLFYAATDGVLMALAGRLIPAEVRATGLAVVQTIQAVARAGGAVLFGIVAQLLAPTAAFGFLAAALSVAIVVAALVGGRGSIE, encoded by the coding sequence GTGTACCTGTCGACTACCCGTGCCTGCGCGGACGCCAGGACCACACCCGCCGGCACGGGCCGGGGCCGGGTCCCTGGCACCGTGCTCGCGCTCGGCCTGGTCAGCTTCGTCACCGACATCTCGGCCGAGATGGTGACCGCCGTGCTGCCCATGTACCTGATGTACGGCATCGGGCTCGGCTACTTGCAGCTCGGCCTGCTGGACGGTCTCTACACCGGAGCGAGTGCACTGCTCCGGCTCGGCGGCGGTTATGTCGCCGACCGGTTCTCCCGCGCCAAGGCGGTCGCGCTGACCGGCTATGGGCTCTCCGCGCTGACCAAACTCGCCCTGCCGCTGGCCGGTACCTCGATGGCGGGTATCGGCATCGCAGTCGGCGTCGACCGTGCGGGTAAGGGCATCCGTACCGCGCCGCGGGACGCGCTGATCACCTTGAGCACCCCGGAGTCCGGCCTTGGCAGGGCGTTCGGCGTGCACCGCGCGATGGACACCGCGGGGGCGCTACTCGGCCCGATCGTGGCGTTCGGCCTGCTCGCGATCGTGCTCGGCGGATACGACGTGGTGTTCGGGGCCAGCTTCGGGTTCGCCATGATCGGCGTGCTCATCCTGACGTTCTTCGTTCGCCAGCCCGCGCCGGTGCACAGCACACGCCGCACGACTCTGCGGGCGGGGCTCGCCACGCTCACCAGCCCCCGGCTGCGCCGTACCTGTCTGGCCGCGGGGCTGCTGGGACTGGTCACCGTCGGCGACATGTTCCTTTACCTCGCGATTCAGCAGCGGATCGGGCTGCCCGTCACGATCCTTCCCCTGCTGCCGCTGGGGACTGCCCTGACGTTCATGCTCGTCGCCGCCCCCGCGGGCAGGCTCGCCGACCGGATCGGTCGGTGGCGGCTGTTCCTTTCCGGGCACGTGCTGCTGCTCGGTGCGTATCTCGTCCTGCTCGGACCGTTCACCGGATGGCCTGCGGCGCTGGCCGTGCTCGGCCTGCACGGCTTGTTCTACGCGGCGACCGACGGGGTGCTCATGGCGCTGGCGGGCAGGCTGATCCCGGCCGAGGTACGCGCGACCGGCCTGGCCGTCGTGCAGACCATTCAGGCTGTGGCGCGTGCCGGCGGCGCCGTGCTGTTCGGGATCGTGGCCCAGTTGCTCGCACCCACGGCCGCGTTCGGCTTCCTCGCGGCGGCGCTGAGTGTGGCGATCGTGGTGGCGGCCCTGGTCGGCGGGAGGGGGTCGATCGAATGA
- a CDS encoding TolB family protein gives MRTWQRKAWLGGILIGLVLTLTAGYVVWRGAGGDAGAQAGSLNLNRSGTLLYVEGGAVVQSTMDGQRMIATGPSCARAYAAGGTLACLRGLGRRFSAELEVYGGGGRNELTLPLWGIPSRVRVSGSGNLVGWTVFREGDSYLANGAFSTTAGIYDLRTGAHYGSLEDFHPLVDGSPYQRQDVNYWGVTFAGDDRTFYVTMSSAGGTWLMRGDLATRTLTALRRNVECPSLSPDGTRIAYKKRSGQRWRLHVLDLATGTDTALAEPDHVDDQPAWLDRRTIGYTKPGPAVFAVPADGDGAPRRLTAGASPSSVR, from the coding sequence ATGAGGACCTGGCAGCGTAAGGCCTGGCTCGGCGGGATCTTGATCGGCCTGGTGCTCACGCTCACGGCAGGCTATGTGGTCTGGCGCGGTGCCGGTGGCGACGCCGGGGCTCAGGCGGGGAGCCTGAACCTGAACCGGTCCGGCACGCTGCTGTACGTCGAGGGTGGCGCCGTTGTTCAGTCCACTATGGATGGACAAAGGATGATCGCAACCGGGCCGTCTTGTGCCCGGGCCTACGCCGCGGGCGGAACCCTGGCCTGCCTGCGCGGCCTTGGCCGCCGGTTCTCCGCCGAGCTCGAGGTGTACGGCGGTGGCGGGCGCAACGAGCTGACCCTGCCGCTGTGGGGGATACCCAGCAGGGTGCGGGTTTCCGGCTCCGGAAACCTGGTGGGCTGGACGGTGTTCCGGGAGGGCGACTCCTACCTGGCGAACGGTGCGTTCTCCACCACCGCCGGGATCTACGATCTGCGTACGGGAGCCCACTACGGGTCGCTGGAGGACTTTCACCCCCTGGTGGACGGCAGCCCGTACCAGCGGCAGGACGTCAACTACTGGGGCGTCACCTTCGCCGGGGACGATCGCACCTTCTATGTCACCATGTCCTCGGCAGGCGGTACCTGGCTGATGCGGGGTGACCTGGCCACCAGGACGCTCACCGCGCTCCGCCGAAACGTCGAGTGCCCATCGCTGTCCCCGGACGGGACCCGGATCGCCTACAAGAAGCGCAGCGGACAGCGGTGGCGGTTGCATGTGCTGGACCTGGCGACCGGCACGGACACCGCGCTGGCCGAGCCCGATCATGTGGACGACCAGCCGGCCTGGCTGGACCGGCGCACCATCGGCTACACCAAGCCGGGCCCCGCCGTGTTCGCCGTGCCGGCCGACGGCGACGGCGCGCCGCGTAGGCTCACCGCGGGCGCCTCGCCGTCCTCGGTGCGCTGA
- a CDS encoding RidA family protein yields the protein MQQRTAVNPWAWSVELGYNQGELVSGHTRTLYCSGQTAMSGDGVPQHAGDMAAQLTLSLDNLEAVLGEAGMSLGNLVRLNVYTTDVDLLFLHYGVLASRLGAAGVAPTTTMLGVTRLAIPSLLVELEGTAAA from the coding sequence ATGCAGCAGCGAACGGCGGTCAACCCGTGGGCCTGGTCGGTGGAGCTGGGGTACAACCAGGGTGAACTCGTCTCCGGGCACACCCGGACTCTGTACTGCTCCGGGCAGACCGCGATGAGCGGCGACGGCGTGCCCCAGCATGCCGGTGACATGGCGGCACAGTTGACGCTGAGCCTCGACAACCTGGAGGCCGTTCTCGGCGAGGCCGGCATGTCCCTCGGGAACCTCGTCCGGCTCAACGTCTACACCACCGACGTCGATCTGCTGTTCCTGCACTATGGCGTGCTGGCGTCGCGGCTGGGCGCCGCCGGGGTGGCACCGACCACCACCATGCTCGGCGTGACCCGGCTGGCGATCCCCAGCCTGCTGGTCGAGCTAGAGGGGACCGCCGCCGCGTAA
- a CDS encoding helix-turn-helix transcriptional regulator, with product MRADRLVSLVLLLRRHGRLSAATLARELEVSTRTVLRDIDALSAAGVPVYAERGRRGGFALLPGFQTDLTGLNHDEALALLVAGSRRGAQAFGLGSALASAMRKVVDALPESYRATAAGVAQRLLIDPETDLLSRRLVAEEVPDTIVTAVRRAVFAGHKLRIHYAATGQQPRWRTVDPIGLVTVRDQGYLLATRSGADRTYRLSRILAAEELDEPAQRADRVDLDRAWQERSTRFRTGGDQVAVLVRVNPARREDLVGTALAVRAEEADKDGWLRLEVTFQDPRHAEWALWQLGTNAEALAPQWLRTSLRNHATAIATRYGASTWVRS from the coding sequence ATGCGCGCCGACCGGTTGGTCTCACTGGTGCTGCTACTGCGCAGGCACGGTCGGCTCTCCGCGGCCACGCTGGCCCGCGAGCTGGAGGTATCCACCCGCACCGTGCTGCGGGACATCGATGCGCTGTCCGCGGCCGGTGTCCCGGTCTACGCCGAACGCGGCAGGCGCGGCGGTTTCGCATTGCTGCCCGGTTTCCAGACCGACCTCACCGGGCTGAACCACGACGAGGCACTCGCCCTGCTGGTAGCCGGATCACGGCGCGGTGCGCAGGCATTCGGCCTCGGCTCGGCGCTCGCCTCGGCCATGCGCAAGGTGGTCGACGCGCTGCCCGAAAGCTATCGGGCCACGGCCGCCGGTGTGGCGCAGCGACTGCTCATTGACCCGGAGACCGACCTCCTCTCGCGCCGGCTGGTCGCCGAGGAGGTGCCCGACACCATCGTGACCGCGGTCCGGCGCGCGGTGTTCGCCGGACACAAGCTGCGCATCCACTACGCGGCCACCGGGCAGCAGCCACGGTGGCGCACGGTGGACCCGATCGGCCTGGTCACCGTGCGCGACCAGGGCTACTTGCTGGCCACGAGGTCCGGCGCGGACCGCACCTACCGGCTGTCCCGGATCCTGGCCGCCGAGGAACTCGACGAGCCCGCACAGCGAGCAGACCGGGTCGATCTGGACCGGGCCTGGCAGGAACGCAGTACCCGGTTTCGGACCGGCGGCGACCAGGTCGCCGTGCTGGTACGGGTGAACCCGGCGCGGCGCGAGGACCTGGTGGGCACCGCGCTGGCCGTTCGCGCCGAGGAAGCCGACAAGGACGGCTGGTTGCGACTGGAGGTGACCTTCCAGGATCCGAGACACGCCGAATGGGCGTTGTGGCAGCTCGGCACGAACGCGGAAGCCCTGGCCCCGCAGTGGTTGCGCACCTCCTTGCGCAACCACGCCACCGCGATCGCCACACGCTACGGAGCGTCGACTTGGGTGCGCTCATGA